In Aegilops tauschii subsp. strangulata cultivar AL8/78 chromosome 3, Aet v6.0, whole genome shotgun sequence, one genomic interval encodes:
- the LOC109762470 gene encoding uncharacterized protein: MPPPPPRHSAGDPNPTPATSHSGMVKLLADLLHHTAPSAWPPALAAPLLRSRLAPAHVSSLLLLPASLARPDLSRRFLLLLPPHLVSPLCLSLLALSFISASASASPSRSRFPSPHAASLLLSLASSSPSASTSFSSLSHASSLSPFPPGATAAAASLLASSYLRLRCARDAAAVLHLSLAAGIAPNQYTASHILFSLVKIRQFTLARALFDEMLQSGARLDEHVYTAGIRAYCEARNLDGAKGLLARMHHEGVKVSVVPYNVLIYGLCRNHRIQEAVEVKNSMVARGIKADEVTYRTLVYGFCRAEELEMALRMTYDMARLGFVPSEANCSFMLDGLRKRGQVQEAFSLACQLGELGMVPNIFAYNALLDNLCKSGMFCEADRLFSEMVDRGLEPNEVTYPILIHSLSKRGMMEDALDMFDRMRDKGVRVTVYPYNSLINGCCKQDDLDRAMGFLSEMTDIGVTPNAASYSPLIAGFCRKGDLSSAMAIHQEMAEKGVAWNTYTFTALINGLCKDKKMDEASRLFNKMIDSNLVPNEATYNVMIEGYCLVGNIRKAFQLYDQMVDRGLTPDNYTYRPLISGLCLTSGASKAKEFVADLENNCPLNKFSLTALMHGLCREGRLTEAYHIWNEMVMQGVNLDLVSFTIIVYTALKQHDTEKSCVLLREMTEKSVRLDNVFHTCMIDVHSKEGNMVQALNCWDNMIADGCFPNTITYTVLVNNLCKSGHLSSAEVLCKEMLSSQFLPNNYTYNCFLDCFTTEGKLEKAKDLYFAMLRGSLANIVTVNTLIKGFCKVGQIQEAIDLISKCTENGLFPDCISYSTVIHELCKKGDTNKAFELWNEMLYKGLKPDIVAYNILIRWCNVNGELEKGLGIYNDMIKKGVQPNWRTYRALFLGTSLMTRKRDTILLNT, from the coding sequence ATGCCTCCACCACCACCCCGGCACAGCGCCGGAGACCCCAACCCCACGCCCGCCACCTCACATTCCGGCATGGTCAAGCTCCTCGCCGACCTCCTCCACCACACCGCGCCGTCCGCCTGGCCGCCGGCGCTCGCGGCGCCGCTGCTGCGCAGCCGCCTAGCCCCGGCCCACGTCTCCTCGCTCCTCCTCCTGCCGGCCTCGCTCGCCCGCCCGGACCTCTCCCGCCGCTTCCTCCTCCTGCTGCCTCCCCACCTCGTCTCCCCGCTCTGCCTCTCCCTCCTCGCGCTCTCCTTCatctccgcctccgcctccgcctcgccGTCCCGCTCCCGCTTCCCCTCCCCGCACGCCGCCTCCCTCCTGCTCTCCCTCGCGTCCTCCTCCCCGTCCGCCTCCACCTCCTTCTCCTCCCTCTCCCacgcctcctccctctcccccttcccgcccggcgccaccgccgccgccgcctcgcttcTCGCCTCCTCCTACCTCCGCCTCCGCTGCGCCCGCGACGCGGCCGCAGTCCTTCACCTGTCCCTGGCCGCCGGCATCGCTCCCAACCAGTACACGGCCTCCCACATATTGTTTTCCCTTGTCAAGATTCGTCAGTTCACCCTTGCCCGTGCCCTGTTTGATGAAATGCTTCAGTCTGGTGCTCGCCTGGACGAGCATGTTTACACGGCTGGGATTCGGGCTTACTGCGAGGCCAGAAATCTTGACGGCGCCAAGGGGCTTCTGGCAAGGATGCATCATGAGGGGGTCAAGGTCAGTGTGGTGCCGTACAATGTATTGATCTATGGATTGTGCAGGAATCATCGCATTCAGGAGGCAGTGGAGGTGAAGAACAGCATGGTGGCCAGAGGAATAAAAGCTGATGAAGTGACTTACCGTACGCTCGTGTATGGGTTTTGTCGGGCAGAGGAGCTGGAAATGGCATTGAGAATGACTTATGACATGGCCAGGCTGGGGTTTGTGCCATCAGAGGCCAATTGCTCATTTATGCTTGATGGACTACGAAAgagggggcaggttcaggaggcTTTCAGCTTAGCTTGTCAGTTGGGTGAGTTGGGCATGGTGCCCAACATATTTGCATATAATGCATTGCTTGATAACCTGTGCAAGAGCGGTATGTTTTGTGAGGCAGATCGGCTTTTCAGTGAGATGGTAGACAGGGGTCTGGAGCCAAATGAGGTGACTTATCCTATATTGATACATTCACTTTCGAAAAGGGGGATGATGGAGGATGCACTTGACATGTTCGATAGGATGAGAGACAAGGGTGTCAGAGTGACAGTCTATCCGTACAATTCCTTGATTAATGGTTGCTGCAAACAGGATGATTTAGACAGGGCGATGGGGTTCCTGAGTGAGATGACTGACATTGGAGTGACACCAAATGCAGCTTCATATTCTCCACTGATTGCTGGTTTCTGTAGAAAAGGGGATCTGTCCAGTGCCATGGCAATCCACCAGGAGATGGCTGAGAAGGGTGTTGCATGGAACACTTATACGTTCACAGCACTTATCAATGGTTTGtgcaaggataaaaagatggatGAAGCTTCTCGGTTGTTTAATAAGATGATTGACAGCAACCTGGTACCAAATGAAGCAACTTATAATGTCATGATAGAAGGGTATTGCCTGGTAGGCAATATAAGAAAGGCATTCCAGCTATATGATCAAATGGTGGATAGGGGCCTCACACCTGACAATTACACGTATAGACCATTGATAagtggattatgcttgaccagtGGAGCGTCGAAAGCAAAGGAATTTGTTGCTGACCTAGAAAACAACTGCCCGCTGAACAAATTTAGCCTAACCGCACTTATGCATGGATTGTGCAGAGAAGGAAGGTTGACCGAAGCGTACCATATCTGGAATGAGATGGTAATGCAGGGAGTCAATCTTGATCTTGTCAGCTTTACCATTATTGTGTATACAGCCTTGAAACAGCATGATACAGAAAAATCATGTGTGTTATTGAGGGAGATGACAGAAAAAAGTGTCAGGCTAGACAATGTGTTCCATACATGCATGATTGATGTGCACTCAAAAGAAGGAAATATGGTCCAAGCTTTAAACTGTTGGGATAACATGATTGCTGATGGCTGCTTTCCAAATACCATCACATACACAGTTTTAGTAAATAATCTCTGCAAGTCAGGGCATTTGAGCAGCGCAGAGGTCCTCTGTAAAGAAATGTTATCCAGTCAGTTCCTTCCTAACAATTATACTTATAATTGTTTTCTTGATTGTTTTACAACTGAAGGTAAACTGGAGAAAGCTAAAGATCTTTATTTCGCCATGCTTCGAGGCTCTCTTGCTAACATAGTGACAGTGAACACATTGATCAAGGGGTTCTGTAAGGTTGGGCAGATTCAAGAAGCAATTGACCTTATTAGTAAGTGTACTGAAAATGGTCTTTTTCCTGATTGCATTAGCTATTCTACAGTAATACATGAGCTCTGCAAGAAGGGTGATACAAATAAAGCGTTTGAGCTTTGGAATGAAATGCTGTACAAGGGATTGAAGCCTGATATTGTAGCATACAATATTTTGATAAGGTGGTGCAATGTTAATGGTGAACTTGAGAAGGGTTTGGGAATATACAATGATATGATTAAGAAAGGGGTGCAACCGAACTGGCGCACATACAGAGCTCTTTTCTTAGGAACTTCTCTGATGACCAGAAAGCGAGATACTATACTGCTGAACACCTGA